The sequence GAAATTGATGATGAGACAATGGCAGCTAAAATAGAACAGCTTGAAGCTCCGAGGAGACAGTTTCACGAAGCTAATAAACACCTTCAAGATAAGGTAAGCagtagcttttttttaatatgcctgttttaattttataattattaagtgtctgaattactaatataattattgtacgtgaattactaaaatattttgttacgaaCTAAATTAAGAGTGTGAGAATTACTATAAAGCAATTTAGTTTGTCTAAGTAGTTGACTATggctttatataaattgtttttattttttattatcaaacaaaaaatgaattatttctaCAGATAACAGAAAATATTAGGAAAGCGCTGCAATCATCGGCAAAAGTGAAAACTGCATCAAAAATTCACTTGATGAGAATTAAACAGAAAGCACTCGGTCTGAAATCGATATCAATTGCAGATAGAGTTTATTTTGCTGTTAAAAAACCAGTGAACTATCAtgctaaaaatgttaaaattatttcagacatagataatataacacaaattgAATCTGTTACATTAGATCCAGATTTAAAAGATACAGTACCTGTATTTATATCATCAAAATGGAGCCTTGGACGAGCTATAGATTCTATTTGTGATAGCTGTaacgttaaaaatgaaaataacaaaatgagTGATACGAAATTAAGGTTGTTCAGACAGTTAGACGGTTATTGTATAAGTCCTTTGAAAATGGATGTAAATGTCTCCGAATTGTTAAGTACGGAGGTTTTGTTAGAAGGTGATAAGTTGGTGATTGAATATATTGACAGTAATGTGATTAGTAGTTTAAGTGATACagcacacatatttttaatatgatttttgttaatattattaaaaaatttataaatatatattttttttattttacttttggtatataaaatatattctatttatcttatttaatatctttctatttattttataaaatatttttaagtcagGCTAGGCAGTAAGAAATACTGACTATCCCTTACATTGTGAATGCCCCACTAATGTTGGGAATTAAGATCctttgcgcctgtaattacactggctcgcccTTAAAACCGAAGCACATCAATGTTAAGTATTAcggtttggcggtagaataataaaaaataagtgatATACGCGTATTACCAGATGGACAcaaagtagaaataaaaaaaaaactttatgtatCTTTTTTTCTTGTGTTTTATAATCTAATGCTAATAAATATGACAAGACATTATAACAaggctaaatatttaaaatttacacaaaAGTTGTTCAACAGACATAAATGAAAGactatttagaataaatattcctataataaaaataatattttaaggctttcttataattacaatatacctGCTTCTCCATTCTTTGTGACTTGTGATACCGATCTATTGTAATCCACTAGAGGAACAAGCGCTGCTGGTGCTGAAGGGTTGGTATGTGCTGTTGGAGGGGGAGTCGCTGCTAATTTATACCTTTCCACCAACCAATTACACTGTCCTGTCCTGGCGATTAATGTTATGAGATCTCTGCGGTACTGTTTCGTCAGGATTGCGTAGAGAAATGGATTAGCACACGCGTTTAAAGGATAGAAGAAAACTAGAAGTACTTTCCCGTGACTAACATCGACCAACGGTACACCAGCCAGCGCTGTTACACCAAAGAATGCAACAGGTGCCCAACACAGTAAATCCGTTCCAATAAGGAGGGCCATTTTATTCGCTATCCGTCTTTCAGCCGCTGCTGCGGCTCCTCTACCCCCATACTTCTCACCACCTCCTCCTAATGATCTGTAAATCTGTACGTAGCATACCACTATCGTCACCCATGCGACTGCATTTGTCAGGAACAACCCCCCTTGATAAACTGCGTCCTCAACTCCTTCACTTTCAACCGGTAAACAAATAGAAGTCGAAGAATAATCCGAAACTCCAGCTAGAGGCAAACCTGCCATAAGTATAGAGAACATCCAACCGCCAATCATAATTTTCGCTGCAGCTCCCAATGAAATTCTTCGCTCTAAGTAAATTGCGTATGTAATTGCAAACCAACGCTCTAGCGTCACTATAGTAAGAGTGAAGACTGACAGTTGACCAGAGAATACAGACAAGAAACCAGCTATTTTGCACCCCACGCCGTATTGCCAATCGTAGGCGTAGTTGAAAAATTCTCCGTAAGACCTGAGGTCCACGACTGCTATCATGAAGAGGTACAATCCTGTGCAAAGGTCGGAAAAAGCAAGGTGGCACATGAGAAATCTTGGTACAGTAAGTTCAGTGTGATTTGTTAAGAGGACTAATAAAACGGCTATATTTCCGACCACAGCTGCCGCTATCACGAACCAAACGCTGGCCCGAAGCCACGACCAGCCCATCACGTCCTCACAAGGATTTAGAGCATCTGGCAGCGGAGTACATTCCACTTCACGTCGGCTGTAAGATGAAATATGTTATCTATCATTTCAGTAACAACATTTATTGAATACTTTTACTTGTCATATTAGGCTGGCTATTatcagtaattatattataccttAAGCTAAAGTTGCCGCATTCAGCAAAATAGGTAACGCCCAGACTGTTGTTGACCGGTTCGTGGAAGTCTCCTTGATCGTAGTCTTCGAAGCTGCCGGAGTCTGAGAAGTATTCGTCGCTTGCCCACGAACCGTTATCCTGGCTTTCAGTCGAAGTATCATCGTAGACactggtaaaatatattaattctaatgcaaaataaattgaaaatgataAATGTGAATCTTATGTTACtcgtaataaatcttatttataaacgcataaataaaatacgattgACGAGCCTTACTAGggaaatttctatttattattattaacgtaaGCTCATCAGACAAATCATAAATAGTTAATGAGTATTCTATTTTCTTTTTAGTGTAAGGTTAGTAATACATTCGCTTTCATAGCTAAATTGTAGCTTTATCGTGATCTTACCTTCTGGTCGATCGTTTTATGTCAGGATTTAGATTTATGGATCGTTTTCTTGGCTCCGAAGTTTTCTTCTCGTTGTTTTTACCGCATTTctgttgaaagaaaaaaaaatgcactaGAATGCAAAATGCACGAGGTCCACTAAAAATTCCCAGTAGGcaatgacaaaaataataattatatgtaattgttatacataatattcaatCATTATGATCCTTATTTTAACTATATGAAGAGTACAGGTAGGgagaagtataaaatatataaaaaagggtcCCTCCGCAATAATAAGGcgctattttcatattattctgttaataaaatttataaatctcaattactttcatttaatttacgTCATAGTTAATTATTCATGATACTTAATTTTTACTGACAAAACCTATTCAATTGTtgctaacaatattttaaaattcatactaTGATTGACAACAATGGTATtttttacgtataaaataaatgatttttgtttttcattaaaaaaaatgtatataatactagttgAGGGGCAGGTATTACGTACCGTTTGTCCTTTTTGTAACCCAGGAaacatgtatgtaaaatttcattatattcaatTGAGAAATTAAGACATAAAAAcgtaccaaataaataaacagattactttagcaataataatattaaataaacgttttactttttatattattttttcgattTTATTGGCATTGTTACCGATTGGTTGgaattctaatatataataataaatttattcgatGTTCACGTCATCATATTTTGTTCTATTTAGGAGATAGGATTGAAAGTGAACGTACAAACACaaacatatttcaaaaaataatagtattccacTAGGAAATTAaaccttaatttatatattttattatggtaTGTCGAAATTTTGACTTTGTATAATCGGACCCATTGCAATCAATAACtttagttacaaaataataacatttggtatcatttgattttattatttgttatgacAATTtcgttttaagtatataaagaaAGGCTATTTGCAAGATCGTGATATTTAGTGTGTCTCGAATCGTTCTATACACCTCTGCTAGAGCAAGATGCATACATGAATaacaatataagtataatttacatGCTACCATCGAACAGTCCAGACTTCGACAACCTATGTACATGTTCCTATGTGAACACAGACAGGCAAtacatctataataaaatttagtgttcTTCATACAGGTAGTATATTGGATACGAAGTGAAGTTCTCAATATTTGCGAGACTATTGATTTTCCACCCACCAGCCGTCGCGAGGCGTAGCTCGGCGAGGGTCCATTTTGAATCAGTTTTTAGTCAGATTTATAGCCATCAACATCGGGATACCAAGTAGTTGAAATTAATTAGTCATAATGGGAAATATTAATGTTAGAATAGCTTTTTAATTCACCACCGAGCGTTTTGCAGCCGTCGCTAAATGGTATGTATAcactttgtaattataatttttatttaatttaatttaatttaaatttattttataaaattatcaatatatatgtatatacgccGAGTTGCGAAGctgattacaataattattatatataaataattagttttaaaaattttaccgGTTTACTTGTTGAATGTCCAAGGTAATTTTACCTTAGCAAATTGCTCAGCAGCTATGCGAATTCAAATTAAAgccgttaataatatatacataaatatatattttaaactaaatgcatagacatttgttttatatcattcCGTTTTTTATGCTTTAATTccaccaaaatattttttctttgaataaTTCCTGTGGAAGTCAAGACGcgaaaattgataattaataaatgcaaaGTGCATTGATAATTAAATGCACATAATACGCATGCGTGAAAATGAACTAAAAAAGCACTAAAGGCTTATTCtaattgcaatttatatttcTCCTATTAGTCGATATCAGatttacttttgtatattaatactCGTTCAACAAGTATTTATTGGATTGCGTACAAAACCTGCGCGATGATCGCAATTCATGCGTCATGCGCAT comes from Nymphalis io chromosome 15, ilAglIoxx1.1, whole genome shotgun sequence and encodes:
- the LOC126773726 gene encoding AN1-type zinc finger protein 1-like, producing the protein MEFPSLGEHCQNPICNQVDFLPLQCKCGMVFCRVHFNEHCVSGDCELAPKPRDINLQSDDQIFRCSESGCKKGNLHEMLCNKCKKHYCIEHRFHPSCPEIDDETMAAKIEQLEAPRRQFHEANKHLQDKITENIRKALQSSAKVKTASKIHLMRIKQKALGLKSISIADRVYFAVKKPVNYHAKNVKIISDIDNITQIESVTLDPDLKDTVPVFISSKWSLGRAIDSICDSCNVKNENNKMSDTKLRLFRQLDGYCISPLKMDVNVSELLSTEVLLEGDKLVIEYIDSNVISSLSDTAHIFLI
- the LOC126773720 gene encoding lutropin-choriogonadotropic hormone receptor-like, encoding MFSRRKCQILIACLVLFVKLIAGQRESVVLLRSNITRLTARVIRAAGFDLQQVEHLSVMDAPNLEHVAVEDLTKMPNLKSFFITQAPLLHRIPPLPALPELRTFIITTSGLVEVPNLSHVHDKNSANTSLPYLQAIDLEGNHIKRIPSHALRVRADQVSLNYNLIEEVPAHAFKNSQISKLSFKGNTKLKKLDDMAFAGNLLLRQLDLSNTAITSLPTKGLEKLQILRIEKTPSLKYIPSIYEFQHLEKAFLTHHFHCCAFAFPERHNPARHALYETQLAIMAQKCGKNNEKKTSEPRKRSINLNPDIKRSTRSVYDDTSTESQDNGSWASDEYFSDSGSFEDYDQGDFHEPVNNSLGVTYFAECGNFSLSRREVECTPLPDALNPCEDVMGWSWLRASVWFVIAAAVVGNIAVLLVLLTNHTELTVPRFLMCHLAFSDLCTGLYLFMIAVVDLRSYGEFFNYAYDWQYGVGCKIAGFLSVFSGQLSVFTLTIVTLERWFAITYAIYLERRISLGAAAKIMIGGWMFSILMAGLPLAGVSDYSSTSICLPVESEGVEDAVYQGGLFLTNAVAWVTIVVCYVQIYRSLGGGGEKYGGRGAAAAAERRIANKMALLIGTDLLCWAPVAFFGVTALAGVPLVDVSHGKVLLVFFYPLNACANPFLYAILTKQYRRDLITLIARTGQCNWLVERYKLAATPPPTAHTNPSAPAALVPLVDYNRSVSQVTKNGEAGIL